One genomic region from Branchiostoma lanceolatum isolate klBraLanc5 chromosome 7, klBraLanc5.hap2, whole genome shotgun sequence encodes:
- the LOC136438115 gene encoding uncharacterized protein isoform X2: MPDTTVPPRGLDEPDLGMINRKHYRPECDPGKDILRKLWSEVRKEKSDSGRFRLLAKSMRTLLVQEKEAEKWRKVLLHMGQFSMPQMYSEFLDFTHNVILDSLVELQKMSKSSSAKKLPVVSECRPKPAILDQNTWLEFVMALGVPVEDAGSSAELTRTSVCLTGRTSADHLRTVLRLLDALKALEIGPVRHLSNLTPDDRRRIRDLLGLYLQYPQMELDLADGRLQGLWGKYTPQRELLEGLGLQQCKEDNLKFIRRRERDGKENASPDFSLSCIELGYVLLLALCPPSYETQV; encoded by the exons ATGCCTGATACCACGGTCCCGCCAAG AGGTTTAGACGAGCCAGATCTCGGAATGATCAACCGGAAGCACTATCGCCCGGAATGTGACCCCGGAAAGGACATCCTTCGCAAACTGtggagtgaagtgaggaaggaAAAGAGCGATTCAG GACGTTTCCGTCTCCTGGCGAAGTCAATGCGGACTCTACTAGTACAGGAGAAGGAGGCTGAAAAATGGAGGAAAGTCTTGCTGCACATGGGACAGTTCTCCATGCCGCAGATGTACTCAGAGTTCCTGGACTTTACTCACAATGTG ATCTTAGACAGCTTGGTGGAGTTACAGAAGATGTCGAAGTCATCATCAGCTAAGAAACTGCCGGTTGTGTCCGAATGTCGTCCCAAacccgccatcttggatcagaACACCTGGCTGGAGTTCGTCATGGCGCTGGGCGTGCCCGTGGAGGATGCTGGGAGTTCTGCCGAACTGACCAGAACGTCCGTCTGCCTGACTGGTCGGACGTCTGCTGACCATCTCCGGACAGTCCTGAGGCTATTGGACGCTCTAAAGG CTCTGGAGATCGGACCTGTCCGCCACCTCAGTAACCTCACACCAGACGACAGGAGAAGAATACGGGACTTG TTGGGCCTGTATCTGCAGTATCCACAGATGGAGCTAGACCTGGCAGACGGGAGACTCCAGGGACTGTGGGGGAAGTACACCCCTCAGAGGGAACTACTGGAGGGACTGGGGCTACAACAGTGCAAGGAGGACAACCTCAAGTTCATCAGAAGGCGGGAACGAGACGGGAAAGAAAACGCGTCGCCAGATTTTTCCCTGTCCTGCATTGAGCTTGGCTATGTGCTGTTGTTAGCGCTGTGCCCTCCGAGTTACGAAACACAAGTTTAA
- the LOC136438121 gene encoding uncharacterized protein has protein sequence MERFAGKWCLSSVEFEKMKAMYIATFGKSAAEMDEQKEQWMKTYMEVSEDGTHWEHGNVPFGGDRTMMFDKAEQTCKLIKSPSYVLQSTFEMTGDGAMTIHSRRDFKMIFKITGHQMKMTQSMGEFSYDSVYTKST, from the exons ATGGAACGGTTTGCGGGAAAATGGTGTCTGTCTAGTGTGGAGTTTGAGAAAATGAAGGCAATGTACATTGCCACATTCG GTAAATCTGCAGCTGAAATGGACGAGCAAAAAGAACAGTGGATGAAAACGTACATGGAAGTGTCAGAAGACGGCACCCATTGGGAG CATGGCAATGTACCCTTTGGAGGAGACAGAACCATGATGTTTGACAAGGCAGAACAAACCTGCAAGCTCATCAAAAGTCCAAGCTATGTCCtccag AGCACCTTTGAGATGACAGGTGACGGGGCAATGACTATTCACAGCCGCAGAGATTTTAAGATGATCTTCAAGATAACTGGACACCAGATGAAAATG ACACAATCCATGGGTGAATTCAGCTATGACAGTGTGTACACGAAATCGACCTGA
- the LOC136438115 gene encoding uncharacterized protein isoform X3: MSRQIQKCGGLDEPDLGMINRKHYRPECDPGKDILRKLWSEVRKEKSDSGRFRLLAKSMRTLLVQEKEAEKWRKVLLHMGQFSMPQMYSEFLDFTHNVILDSLVELQKMSKSSSAKKLPVVSECRPKPAILDQNTWLEFVMALGVPVEDAGSSAELTRTSVCLTGRTSADHLRTVLRLLDALKALEIGPVRHLSNLTPDDRRRIRDLLGLYLQYPQMELDLADGRLQGLWGKYTPQRELLEGLGLQQCKEDNLKFIRRRERDGKENASPDFSLSCIELGYVLLLALCPPSYETQV, translated from the exons ATGTCCCGCCAAATCCAGAAATGTGG AGGTTTAGACGAGCCAGATCTCGGAATGATCAACCGGAAGCACTATCGCCCGGAATGTGACCCCGGAAAGGACATCCTTCGCAAACTGtggagtgaagtgaggaaggaAAAGAGCGATTCAG GACGTTTCCGTCTCCTGGCGAAGTCAATGCGGACTCTACTAGTACAGGAGAAGGAGGCTGAAAAATGGAGGAAAGTCTTGCTGCACATGGGACAGTTCTCCATGCCGCAGATGTACTCAGAGTTCCTGGACTTTACTCACAATGTG ATCTTAGACAGCTTGGTGGAGTTACAGAAGATGTCGAAGTCATCATCAGCTAAGAAACTGCCGGTTGTGTCCGAATGTCGTCCCAAacccgccatcttggatcagaACACCTGGCTGGAGTTCGTCATGGCGCTGGGCGTGCCCGTGGAGGATGCTGGGAGTTCTGCCGAACTGACCAGAACGTCCGTCTGCCTGACTGGTCGGACGTCTGCTGACCATCTCCGGACAGTCCTGAGGCTATTGGACGCTCTAAAGG CTCTGGAGATCGGACCTGTCCGCCACCTCAGTAACCTCACACCAGACGACAGGAGAAGAATACGGGACTTG TTGGGCCTGTATCTGCAGTATCCACAGATGGAGCTAGACCTGGCAGACGGGAGACTCCAGGGACTGTGGGGGAAGTACACCCCTCAGAGGGAACTACTGGAGGGACTGGGGCTACAACAGTGCAAGGAGGACAACCTCAAGTTCATCAGAAGGCGGGAACGAGACGGGAAAGAAAACGCGTCGCCAGATTTTTCCCTGTCCTGCATTGAGCTTGGCTATGTGCTGTTGTTAGCGCTGTGCCCTCCGAGTTACGAAACACAAGTTTAA
- the LOC136438115 gene encoding uncharacterized protein isoform X4, producing MINRKHYRPECDPGKDILRKLWSEVRKEKSDSGRFRLLAKSMRTLLVQEKEAEKWRKVLLHMGQFSMPQMYSEFLDFTHNVILDSLVELQKMSKSSSAKKLPVVSECRPKPAILDQNTWLEFVMALGVPVEDAGSSAELTRTSVCLTGRTSADHLRTVLRLLDALKALEIGPVRHLSNLTPDDRRRIRDLLGLYLQYPQMELDLADGRLQGLWGKYTPQRELLEGLGLQQCKEDNLKFIRRRERDGKENASPDFSLSCIELGYVLLLALCPPSYETQV from the exons ATGATCAACCGGAAGCACTATCGCCCGGAATGTGACCCCGGAAAGGACATCCTTCGCAAACTGtggagtgaagtgaggaaggaAAAGAGCGATTCAG GACGTTTCCGTCTCCTGGCGAAGTCAATGCGGACTCTACTAGTACAGGAGAAGGAGGCTGAAAAATGGAGGAAAGTCTTGCTGCACATGGGACAGTTCTCCATGCCGCAGATGTACTCAGAGTTCCTGGACTTTACTCACAATGTG ATCTTAGACAGCTTGGTGGAGTTACAGAAGATGTCGAAGTCATCATCAGCTAAGAAACTGCCGGTTGTGTCCGAATGTCGTCCCAAacccgccatcttggatcagaACACCTGGCTGGAGTTCGTCATGGCGCTGGGCGTGCCCGTGGAGGATGCTGGGAGTTCTGCCGAACTGACCAGAACGTCCGTCTGCCTGACTGGTCGGACGTCTGCTGACCATCTCCGGACAGTCCTGAGGCTATTGGACGCTCTAAAGG CTCTGGAGATCGGACCTGTCCGCCACCTCAGTAACCTCACACCAGACGACAGGAGAAGAATACGGGACTTG TTGGGCCTGTATCTGCAGTATCCACAGATGGAGCTAGACCTGGCAGACGGGAGACTCCAGGGACTGTGGGGGAAGTACACCCCTCAGAGGGAACTACTGGAGGGACTGGGGCTACAACAGTGCAAGGAGGACAACCTCAAGTTCATCAGAAGGCGGGAACGAGACGGGAAAGAAAACGCGTCGCCAGATTTTTCCCTGTCCTGCATTGAGCTTGGCTATGTGCTGTTGTTAGCGCTGTGCCCTCCGAGTTACGAAACACAAGTTTAA
- the LOC136438111 gene encoding uncharacterized protein: MATAAFKRYFHQDATGFLWCEGIRVQSLQEDLSRRLPRPSCSPFYLYSLAQVRDNVSRYKEAIKTLPNPHILGYSLKANGNLEILKTLRGMGGGAVTVSGNEIRLALTAGFNPNSIVYNGNGKQDWELELAVRVNCLINVDSDFDLRHVRRAADTVRQRARVLIRINPDIDPKVHPYNSTGLASSKFGLECSQLPGLLQQVHRWPEQLQLVGLHCHLGSTITDVSLFRDVVSVVSAEMESVRSQGFPDLQYLNMGGGLGIDYLRQEDSNNPSPADLVSSIRDALTDKNICLILEPGRSIIGDAAILVTKVIGVKGNGEKRFVVTDGSMTEVIRPSLYSAYHHIQLTEPSQAEDPTERVYDVVGPVCECGDFLGKDRTIPTPHEGCGLAVFDVGAYCSSMASNYNMRIRPAEVLVDGATWRSIRRPETLDDMTRCYTGLPPDSFTTHD, from the exons ATGGCCACGGCAGCGTTCAAGCGCTATTTCCACCAGGACGCGACAGGTTTCTTGTGGTGCGAAGGAATTCGCGTACAATCACTCCAAGAAGACCTGTCAAGACGACTTCCACGCCCCTCGTGCAGTCCGTTTTACCTGTACAGCCTCGCACAGGTGCGCGACAATGTCTCAAGGTACAAGGAAGCTATCAAGACGTTACCGAACCCACACATTTTGGGATATTCCCTCAAGGCGAACGGGAACTTGGAGATCTTGAAGACGTTGAGAGGTATGGGGGGCGGGGCGGTGACCGTTAGTGGGAACGAAATCAGGCTGGCGTTGACAGCGGGGTTCAACCCCAATAGTATTGTGTACAACGGTAACGGCAAACAG gactggGAGTTGGAGTTGGCCGTTAGAGTGAACTGTCTAATCAACGTGGACTCGGACTTCGACTTGCGCCATGTGCGGAGAGCTGCCGACACAGTCCGCCAGAGGGCGCGCGTACTCATCAGGATCAACCCCGACATCGACCCA AAAGTTCACCCCTACAACTCCACTGGTCTGGCCAGCAGTAAGTTTGGACTGGAGTGCAGTCAGCTGCCAGGTCTGCTGCAGCAGGTGCACAGGTGGCCGGAACAGCTGCAGCTGGTGGGGCTGCACTGCCACCTGGGATCCACCATCACTGATGTCTCTCTGTTCAG AGATGTAGTTTCTGTGGTGTCTGCTGAGATGGAGTCTGTCAGGTCTCAGGGTTTCCCTGATCTACAGTACCTCAACATGGGAGGGGGGTTGGGCATTGACTACCTACGACAG GAAGACAGTAACAACCCCTCCCCTGCTGACTTGGTATCTTCCATCCGTGATGCGCTGACAGACAAAAACATCTGCCTCATCTTGGAACCTGGACGGTCCATCATAGgggacgccgccatcttggttacCAAGGTCATAGGGGTCAAGGGCAATGGAGAGAAAAG GTTTGTGGTCACAGACGGGTCCATGACTGAAGTGATCCGACCCAGTCTGTACTCAGCCTATCACCACATCCAGCTCACTGAACCTTCACAG GCTGAAGACCCAACAGAAAGAGTGTACGACGTTGTGGGACCGGTGTGTGAGTGCGGAGACTTTCTGGGTAAAGACCGGACCATACCAACTCCACACGAGGGGTGTGGGCTGGCAGTGTTTGATGTCGGTGCCTACTGTTCATCCATGGCATCCAACTACAACATGAGG aTACGCCCAGCTGAAGTATTGGTGGACGGAGCGACCTGGAGGTCCATCCGACGGCCGGAGACACTGGACGACATGACACGATGCTACACAGGGCTACCTCCGGACAGCTTCACCACTCACGACTGA
- the LOC136438115 gene encoding uncharacterized protein isoform X1: protein MEPCVSPATDVPPNPEIGLDEPDLGMINRKHYRPECDPGKDILRKLWSEVRKEKSDSGRFRLLAKSMRTLLVQEKEAEKWRKVLLHMGQFSMPQMYSEFLDFTHNVILDSLVELQKMSKSSSAKKLPVVSECRPKPAILDQNTWLEFVMALGVPVEDAGSSAELTRTSVCLTGRTSADHLRTVLRLLDALKALEIGPVRHLSNLTPDDRRRIRDLLGLYLQYPQMELDLADGRLQGLWGKYTPQRELLEGLGLQQCKEDNLKFIRRRERDGKENASPDFSLSCIELGYVLLLALCPPSYETQV, encoded by the exons ATGGAGCCCTGCGTATCACCTGCGACCGATGTCCCGCCAAATCCAGAAAT AGGTTTAGACGAGCCAGATCTCGGAATGATCAACCGGAAGCACTATCGCCCGGAATGTGACCCCGGAAAGGACATCCTTCGCAAACTGtggagtgaagtgaggaaggaAAAGAGCGATTCAG GACGTTTCCGTCTCCTGGCGAAGTCAATGCGGACTCTACTAGTACAGGAGAAGGAGGCTGAAAAATGGAGGAAAGTCTTGCTGCACATGGGACAGTTCTCCATGCCGCAGATGTACTCAGAGTTCCTGGACTTTACTCACAATGTG ATCTTAGACAGCTTGGTGGAGTTACAGAAGATGTCGAAGTCATCATCAGCTAAGAAACTGCCGGTTGTGTCCGAATGTCGTCCCAAacccgccatcttggatcagaACACCTGGCTGGAGTTCGTCATGGCGCTGGGCGTGCCCGTGGAGGATGCTGGGAGTTCTGCCGAACTGACCAGAACGTCCGTCTGCCTGACTGGTCGGACGTCTGCTGACCATCTCCGGACAGTCCTGAGGCTATTGGACGCTCTAAAGG CTCTGGAGATCGGACCTGTCCGCCACCTCAGTAACCTCACACCAGACGACAGGAGAAGAATACGGGACTTG TTGGGCCTGTATCTGCAGTATCCACAGATGGAGCTAGACCTGGCAGACGGGAGACTCCAGGGACTGTGGGGGAAGTACACCCCTCAGAGGGAACTACTGGAGGGACTGGGGCTACAACAGTGCAAGGAGGACAACCTCAAGTTCATCAGAAGGCGGGAACGAGACGGGAAAGAAAACGCGTCGCCAGATTTTTCCCTGTCCTGCATTGAGCTTGGCTATGTGCTGTTGTTAGCGCTGTGCCCTCCGAGTTACGAAACACAAGTTTAA